From Streptomyces sp. SCSIO 75703:
AACACGACCTCCCGCGCCTGCGAGGGCGTCCACCCCGTCCTCTTACTCGTCGACGAGCGGCACGACCTCGCGCCCACGCAGCCGCACCTGGAGTTCGACGACGAGGGCCGTACGTACCCCGTCGCCTTCGAGCACACCGACCGGGACGAACTGGTCGCCCCCTTCGGTGAGGAACCCTCTCCCGCTCCCGGCGGCACCGCCCCCGCCGCCCCCTTCCGGGGCTTCACCGTCCGGCCCGGCGAGACCCTCACCGTCACCGTGCGCCTCGCGTTCGCCGCCCACACCGCGCCGGGCGACGTCACGGCCACCGCGGCCGTCGTCCAGCGCCGGGGCGACGACGGGGAGTGGGTCGGCCAGTCGGACGACTACCGCTTCCGCATCGGTTCCGGCGAGGGCGGCACCGGCCGGGGCGCCGGCCCCGTCGCCCCCTCGGTCGCCTCCACCCCGGACGGGCGGCGCGGCGCCTTCCCCTTCGCCGACCAGCTCGCCGGCACCGGACGGGGCCGCCTCAACGCGGCCCTGGCGGTCACCGCCCTGCTCCTCGCCGCCGGCGGCACGGCCCTCCTCCTGACCCACCGACGCCACTGACCGCCGACGCCCCCGACCCGCCGACGCCCCCGACCGCCGACGCGGTCGCGCCGCGCCGGCGCACGGCGGGCAGGGAGGTCCTCCGGCTCGGCCGGGTGGACATCGGCGGCAAACCCACCGCGTATGCGGACGGCTGGAAGGAAGCCGCCGGAAGCCGACCATTCCCCAAGATCGGGTGAGTGTCTAGGCTGGAGGTCACCGCTGGACCGCGTACGGCAGGAGAACCCGCGCATGGCAGACCGCAGGCCCATCGAGTCCTGGCTCACCGACATGGACGGGGTGCTCATCCACGAGGGCGTACCGATCCCCGGCGCCGACGCCTTCGTCAAGCGGCTGCGCGAGTCGGGCAAGCCGTTCCTGGTGCTCACCAACAACTCCATCTACACGCCGCGCGACCTGCACGCCCGGCTGCGCCGCATGGGTCTGGACGTGCCCGTCGAGGCCATCTGGACCTCGGCGCTGGCCACCGCCAAGTTCCTGGACGACCAGCGGCCGGGCGGCTCCGCCTACGTCATCGGCGAGGCGGGTCTGACCACCGCCCTGCACGACATCGGCTACATCCTCACCGACCACGAACCGGACTACGTGGTCCTCGGCGAGACCCGCACCTACTCCTTCGAGGCGATGACCAAGGCGGTCCGGCTGATCGAGGCCGGCGCCCGCTTCATCTGCACCAACCCCGACGAGACCGGCCCCTCCGCCGAGGGGCCGCTTCCGGCGACCGGCGCGGTGGCCGCGCTGATCACCAAGGCCACCGGCAAGCAGCCGTACTTCGCCGGCAAGCCCAACCCGCTGATGATGCGCACCGGGCTCAACGCGATCGGCGCCCACTCCGAGTCCAGCGCGATGATCGGCGACCGCATGGACACCGACGTGCTGGCCGGCATGGAGGCCGGGATGCGCACCTTCCTGGTGCTCACCGGCCTGACCCGGCCCGAACAGGTCGAGGACTTCCCCTTCCGTCCCTCCGAGGTCGTCGACTCCATCGCCGACCTGGTCGACCGGGTCTGACCGTCCCGGGCCCCGGACGCGGGGCCCGGCGTCGGTCACCCGACCGGCGCAGCGGGCCCCCGCACCGGCGTGCGGGGGCCCGGCCCGCGGGGGACTCTCCAGGTAACTGGAGGTGCACGATGGGTTCACGCAAAGTCACTCTCTGTGCCGCGGTGTTCCTGGCCGCCGCGCTCACCCCGCAGGCGTACGCGGCGGACGGCGGCGTCGCGGTCGACCCGGCCGCGCCCGCCCCCGGCTCCGACGTCACGCTCCGCGTGACCGACTGCACCGAACGCACGGCGGTCGCCGTGTCGGCCGCCTTCGAATCCGACGTACGGCTCTCCGTCTCCGGCTCGCAGGGCACGCTGACCGGCTCCAGCCGGGTCCGCGCCTCCGTCACCGCCGGCGTCTACGCCGTCCGTGTCACCTGCGGCGACCGGGCCCGTGAGGGCACCCTCACCGTCGGCGAACGCCACGGCACCGGCCGGCCCGACGCCCCGGCCACCCCGGTCGCGCCGGTGCACGCGGGCGGCGGCGGCACCGCGCGGCTGGCCTCGGGCGACGACGCCCGCGCCGACGCCCCCGGCACCGGGCACGCGGTGACCGGGTTCGCCCTCGCGGGCGTCGCGGCGGTGGCCGTCGCCCTCGGCGGCGTCCGGCGGCGCCGGACGCGGGAGGCGCGCCGGCCATGACCGACGTCTCCCCGCCCGCCGGGGCCCGGACCGGCTCCGGCCGGCTGGTGACCGGCGTGGCCTGGGCGGTGCTCCTGCTCGCCCTGTGGCTGTGGGGCCGCGAGTCCGACCCGGCCGGCGCGGCGGCCCGGCCCGCCACCGGCGACATGGCGGCGGCCGGCCGGCCCCCCGGCGTACGGCTGCCCCCGGCCCACCGGCCGCTCGGCGACGCCCCGCCCGAGCGGGTCGACATCCCCGGCCTCGGCCTGCGGGCGCCCGTCGTGCCCGCCGGCCTCGACGGCGACGGCGCCATCGAGGCACCCTCCTTCGCCGACGCGGACACCGTCGGCTGGTACGCGGACGGCACGACGCCCGGCGCCGCCGGCGCCGCCCTGCTCGTCGGCCACGTCGACACCGACACCCGGCCCGCCGTCTTCTACGAACTCAGCACCATGGAGCCCGGCGAGACGATCCGGGTGGTCCGCGCGGACGGCGCGACCGCCCGCTTCACCGTCGACGACATCCGGGTCCTGGACCGCGACGGCTTCGACGCCCGCCAGGCGTACGGCCCGCGCGCCACGGGCCGCGCCGAACTCCGGCTGATCACCTGCGGCGGCACCTTCGACCCGGCCACCGGCGGCTACTCGGCCAACGTGGTCGTCTCCGCCTACCTCACGGGCACCGAGGCCGGGCCCGCCGGGGACACCGGGCCCGGCACCCCGGCCGGCGCCCGCGCCTGACCCGCTCCGCCCCCGTCCGCCCGGCCCCGTGTGTCAGGATTGGGCGTTCGCACAGGCGGTCAGGTGGGGGTGGGATGGACGGCGGCAGGCGAGCCGGGAGGACGTCCGCACGGCGGATCTCCGCGGCAACGCTGGGGGCGGCACTGCTGCTCGCCGGATGCTCCGGCACGAAGGACGCGAAGGACGACGCGAAGGACGGCGGCGGCACCGGCATCACCCAACGGCCCGCCGCGGAAGGCCCGTTCTGGGTCAACCCGGAGGGCACCGCGGCCCACGAGGCCGCCGCCCTCGCCCGCGACGGCAAGAAGGACCAGGCCGCGCAGATCCGCAAGATCGCCGCCTACCCCGCCGCCGAGTGGATCAGCCCGGAGAACCCGCGGGAGCAGGCCCGCGCCTTCACCGAGGCCGCGGCGAAGGCCGGCCGCACCGCGCTGCTCGTCCTCTACAACGTCCCGCACCGCGACTGCGGCCAGTACTCCCAGGGCGGCGCCGCCGACGGCGACGCCTACCGCGCCTTCGTCGCCGCCGTGGCGGAGGGCATCGGCGACCGGCCCGCCACGGTCATCCTGGAACCGGACGCGGTGCTGCACCTGGTCGACGGCTGCACCCCGGAGGAGTTCCACGAGGAGCGCTACGACCTGCTCAAGGGCGCCGTCGCCACGCTCGCCGCGCTGAAGGACACCGCGGTCTACCTGGACGCGGGCAACGCCGGCTGGGGCGACCCCGACCAGATCCACGAGCCGCTGACCTGGGCCGGCGTCGAACAGGCCGACGGCTTCGCGGTCAACGTCTCCAACTTCTACTCCACCGAGGACTCCCTCGCCTACGGCAAGCGGCTCTCCGCCAAGGTGGGCGGCAAGCACTTCGTCATCGACACCAGCCGCAACGGCAACGGCCCCTACACCGGAGGCGATCCCGGCGAACGCTGGTGCAACCCGCCCGGCCGCGCCCTCGGCGAGACGCCGACGACCGAGACGGCCGACCCGCTGGTCGACGCCTACCTGTGGATCAAGCGGCCCGGCGAGTCGGACGGCGAGTGCAAGGGCGGCCCCCGGGCCGGCCGCTGGTGGCCCGAGTACGCGCTCGACCTGGCCCGCGCCTCCGGCTGACCCGCCCCGCGGGCCCGGCTGACCTGCTCCGCGCCTCCGGCTGTCCCGCCGCGCGGGCCCGGCCCGTCCCCGCGCGGCCGGCCCGCCCGCGGACGGAAGCCGCCGCCCGTGGCCGAACGCCTCCCGCGCTCGGACGGGCGGCCCCCGGCCACGGCGAAGGGCGCCCTCCGCGACGGAGGGCGCCCCCGGTGTGCCCGTGGTGCCGGCCCGGTGCCGGTGCCGGGTCAGGGCACCTTGACCCACTGCGCCTTGCTCGGCGTGCCCTGGTCGTCGACGGCGAAGAGCATGTACCAGCCCGACTGGACCAGGTTCTTGCCCTGTGGCACGGTCACGGTCACCTGGTCGCCCGAGACCTCGAAGTCCACCGCGATGGACCGCTGGTCGACGTCCGTGACGTGTGTCGACGCGCTCGGCCGGATCAGCCGCATCTTCTTCACCGAGGCCGCGGCCCGCGAGGTGAACGTGCCCGACGCGCCGCGTTCGATGGTCTGCGGACCGCCCGACAGGTCGGGCCGCGAGTCGCGGTACAGGTAGGGCGGCGTGTAGATCTCGATGCGCTGCTCGAAGGTGCCCGGCTTGGTGTTGGCCTTGTCGCCGTAGAGCGAGTCGGAGCCGAAGAACATCAGCCGGCCGTCGGGCAGCAGGATCGACCCGGCGTGGTAGTTGCGGCCCACCAGCGGGTCGGCGACCCGCTGGAAGGTGTTGCTCGCCGTGTCGTAGATCCGCGCCTGGAGGATGTTGGAGTCGCTGCGGCCCCGGTAGTCCTCCGAGCCGCCGGAGACCATCACGGTGTCGTCGGGCAGGAGCGAGGCCTGCGGGTAGCGCGTGCCCTTCTCCATCGTCGGCCCGTCCACGAACCTCGGCGCGTCCGCCTTCAGGTCGACCAGGCGGGTCTTGTTGCTGGCGAGCTTGGACTCGCCGACCCCGCCGCCGCCGATCACCATGTACTTCTCGTCCTGCGCGGGCGGGAGCAGCACCGTGCCGGAGGTCTCCAGCATGTCGGCGTCGCTCAGCCCGGGGATCTCGGTGAACGTGTTGCTCTCCACGTCCCAGATGCCCGGGTCGCGGCCCACGTCGTCCGGCCCGTACCCGGCGTTCGAACCCGAGTAGAAGATCTTGCCGTCCTGCTTGAGGAACAGCGCCGGGTAGGTGGGGAACTGGCGGACCTTGTCGGTGTAGGTCCACTTGCGGGTCTTCGGGTCGTAGATCTCGTTCTTGCCCGGGACGATCTGGCCGATGTCGTCGAGGCCGGAGACGCTGAGGATCTTCCCGTCGCTCAGGGTGGTGAGCGTCGGGTACCAGCGGGCCTCCAGCATCGGGTCGACCTTGATGTACTTCTCGGCGACCGGGTCGAACTCGAAGGCGTCCCGGATGCCCTGGAAGTCCTTCTTGTCGAGGGCGAGCTTCTGCGCGATGCCGTACGTGTTGCGCTCGTCCTCGCCCGACAGCCCGTGGATGCGGTAGTTGTCCTCGGTGCCGGTCTCGTACTGGGAACCGCTCTTGTCCGCCTCGACGTAGACCCGGCCGTAGCCGGGGTCGTTGCGGAGGAAGGCGCCGGTGGCCGGGTCGAAGACCTTCTCGGCGCGCGGCACCAGCACGGGGTCCTTGGAGACGAAGGTCTTGCCGCTGCCCTTGCCGGTGAAGCGGGTGCCCGCGGGCAGCGTCATCGGCTTGTCGGGGTTCTCGTTGTGGACGATCATCAGGCCGCCGGCCTTGGTGACGTCGCCCTTCAGCTTCTCGTAGCGTTTGGTGCCGCCCGCGATCAGCAGGTTGCCGTTGGCGAGCTGGGTGTGGCCGGTGCAGAAGAGGTCGGACGGCGTCGGCACCTTCTTGATGGTCCCCTCGACCGGGTCCCAGATGCGCGTGTCGTACTGCTTCGCGTCGAAGTTCTTCTTGTTGTTGCCCGATCCGGCGACGAGCAGCACCTTGCCGGTGTGCAGCAGCGCCGCGTGGATGGTGTTCTGCCGGTACTCCTCGGGAAACTCGACGATCTCCCACTTGCCGTTCTCGGCCTTGTACTCCGGCTTGTTGATTGCGTACTGGTGGTATTTCTCGGTCCCGAAGCGGTAGAGCCACGGCCCGTTCATCCCGGCCAGCGCGACTACCACCGCGGTGCCTATCGCGAAGCGACGGGCCCGGCGGCGGCCGGCACGGTCCTTCATTCCTTACGTCCCCCAAGTCCACCAAGGGCGATCTGCATGGTCTGTTCATCGGTGCCGTCGGGCGCACCCCACGACGGCTGCTGCTGCGACGGGTACGGCGGTCCCGCGGGCGCCGTGTCCACGGGCTGGGTGCGCGGCTCCGCGGGAGCCGCCGCGACGGGCTTCTTCCTCGCCTCCCGCAGCGAGTGCCGCCAGGCGAAGATCGGCGAGGCGGTGATCAGCAGCGCGAAGCACGCCCAGACGATCATGGCGGGGTGCGAGTGCCCGAAGACGAAGCCGGCGGCGATCGAGGCACCGAAGATCACGATGAAGTACCAGTGGTACCGGAAGGTCCCGAAGAGCGTGTCCGGGCTGGCCGAGTCGCCCTTGGGCGTGACCACGAACTTGCTCTTGCGGCGCAGCGCGGAGTCGATGAGCGCCTTCGCGTACAGCGGCGCCGACAGCGCCGACATGACCATGCCGGCCACGCCGCCGGAGCCCTCGGGTTCGTGCGGGGAGACGTTGTGGCGGCGGTTCCAGACGTAGAGCCCGATCTGGAGGGCGGAGGCGTTGCCGTAGAGCATCAGCCAGACCACCGGGTCGATGTTGACGCCCGAGGCGCCCAGGCCCAGGAAGAGGGCGCAGCTCAGCGCGGCCAGGATCCAGTTGAGCGCCGACATCGGGTAGAAGATGATCATCATGGTGTAGTTGAAGAGCTTGCCCGGAGGCAGGGAGTACCAGCCCTTCCAGTACTGCGTGAGGATCGTCTCGTAGGTCCCGCGCGACCAGCGCATCTGCTGGGTGAAGAAGTCCGTCCAGGCGTTCGGGCCCTCGCCGACCGCGAGCACGTCCGGCGTGTAGACCGAGCGCCAGCGGCGTCCGGTGGCCGGGTTCTTGTGGCGGTGGATCTCGAAGCCGGTGGCCATGTCCTCGGTGATCGAGTCGTACAGGCCGCCGATCTGCTTCAGCGCCGTGATGCGCACCGCGTTGGAGGTGCCGACGAACATGGGCGACCCGTAGCGGTTGCCGGCCCGCTGGATGAGCGCGTGGAAGAGGAACTGCTGCGACTCGGCGGCCTTGGTGATGGGGTTGTCGTAGTTCCCGTACACCTGGGGGCCGATGACGAAGCCGACGTCCGGGTCGCGGAAGAAGCCGAGCATCCGCTCCAGGTAGTTGGGCAGCGGCACGTGGTCGGTGTCGACCGAGGCGAAGAAGTCGTAGTCGTCGCCGTGCGCCTCCAGCCACGCGTTGTAGTTGCCGTGCTTGGTCTTGGCGCGGTGCGGTCCCTTGGGCCGGTTCCAGCGGGCGACCCCTTTGCGGGAGAAGTGGTGCACGCCCAGGCGCGCGCAGACCGCCTTCACCTCCGGATCGTCGCCCTCGTCCAGGAGCCAGACGTGCATCAGGCCGCGGTGGCGGATCCTGACGGCCGCCTCCAGGGTCTTCGTCACCATCTCCAGCGGCTCCTTGCCGGGCACGAAGGAGGTGAGGAAGGCCACGCGGGTGCCGGTCTCGGGCACCACGGGGACCGGGTCGCGGGCGACCAGGGTGGCGTGGGCGTTGGAGAGGACGTTCAGGCAGCGGAACAGCTCGATGAGGCCGATCGCCACGAGCATCACCACGTCGAGCGCGGGCAGCCAGTCGAAGGCCGGGTAGTCGCGCTCGGTCCAGTGCTCGGGGCGCAGCAGCCACACCAGCAGCACCACCGAGAGCAGCGGCGCCGCGGCCAGCATCAGCGCGACCCGGACGCGGTGCGGCTCCTGGGAGAGCAGCGAGCGGTACTGGACCCGGTAGGGCCGGCCGGGATCGGGCTGGGTGAGGGGGCCGGCGAGCCGGCTGTAGTGCTCGTAGTCGTAGCGCGGCAGGGTCTTCTTTATCCGGCGGAAGGCCCCCGTGTTGCCGCTGCGGTGCGAGACCACCCTGAGCTGGGTGGTCCGGGACGGGTCGTCGTCCCGCCCGGCGCCCGTCGGCGTCGACGTCATTGAGTCATCCCCCCACACGCGGGTCAGCGCGTGTTTCGTCGCTTCCTTCGTCTGTGAGGGGTCCCCCTCCGCCGTCACAGACGTGTCAATGGTGGGCTGCTGTCACCACGGCATCCCCACACCTTATAGAGACATGGGACGGCGATTCCCGGTTGCATGATGCCCCCCTCGGCATCCGGCCGCGCACGGACCCTCCCCCGGGTCCGCGGGCTGCCGGCCCGGCGCCCAGCCGGACCAGGGTTCTACGGCGTTCGTCATGATCGCAAGAGGGTCCCGGCACTCCGGGACGCGGGGACGCGGAAGGCCCCCCGTGGGAACGGAGGGCCTTCCGGTGTCGGTGCGCCGCCAGGGACTCGAACCCCGGACCCGCTGATTAAGAGTCAGCTGCTCTAACCAACTGAGCTAGCGGCGCCTGCTGACCGCGCCCACTCTACCGGACGCCGGGGCGTGCTCCCGACCACCGCGCCGGGGGCGGTCCCCGCTCACCCGCCAGGGGTCCTCCATTCGGCAGAGCATTCCATCGTTCGGACCGTCAACATGCGAGTGGAGAAGACAGTTGAGAAACTAACGACATGTACCGCCGCGGAACGTTCCATCGTGAGTGTGAGGGGAATCGCATGGCGACTCCGGTATTCGAGGACATCGATCCCGCGAGCGATTGCGACTGCCCGGGGTGCCGCCTCTGGCACCGCGTCCTCCCGCATTCCCGGGCCGGCAGGGGACTGGCCCATCCGGCGTCGCACCGGGCCGTGATCGTGGCCACCGCCACCACCGCCGCACTCGGCGCCGGAGCGGGGGTGACCGTCCCGACCACCGCCCACGCGGCCCACTTCCCCGGCGTTCCCGCAGCGGAGGAGGGGGACAGCCCGCAGGGGGAGCCGGGCCCCCTGTACGGGAACGTGGGCAAGACGGCGACCCCGACCGCGGCGCCGGCCCTGCCCGCCATCACCCGCTCGGAGATCATCGACCGGGCCCGGAAATGGGTCACCGCGAAGGTTCCGTACAGCCTTTCGGCGTATTGGTCCGACGGTTATCGGCAGGACTGCTCGGGTTATGTGTCGATGGCCTGGAACCTGCCCGGGAACGAATGGACGGGAAGCCTCGCGCAGTACGGCGTCCGCATCACCAAGGCGGAACTCCAGCCGGGCGACATACTCCTCTTCCACAATGCGGCCAATCCCACGAACGGCTCCCACGTCACGATCTTCGGCGGCTGGACCGACTCCTCCCGCACCACCTACCTCGCCTACGAGCAGACCAAGCCCTCCACCCTGGCCCGCACCACGCCCTACGCCTACTGGAGCAACTCCGCGCAGTACGTGCCCTACCGCTACAAGGGGGTCACCACGGGTGCCGCCGGCGCCCCCTCGGCGAGCGGCTTCCCGGGCACCGGCGCCTTCGGCCCCGGCGCGGTCAACGCGCACGTCACCCGGCTCGGCACCATGCTCGTCGCCCGGGGCGGCGGGCACTTCTACACCTCGGGCCCCGGGCCGCGCTGGACGGAGGCGGACCGCCGGGCGACCGAGGCGTTCCAGCGCGCCCAGGGCTGGCGTGGCAAGGACGCCGACGGGCTCCCCGGCCCCACCACCTGGCGACTGCTGGCCGGCGGCAAGGGCAAGGACATCGCCCCGCCCGCCTCGCACGGGGTGCCCGGCTTCCCGGGCCGCGGCGCCTTCCGGCCGGGCGCGGTCAACGCCTACGTCACCCAGCTCGGCGAACGGCTCGTCGCCAAGGGCCACGGCGCCCATTACACGACCGGACCGGGGCCGCGCTGGACCGAGGCGGACCGGCGCAACGTCGAGGCGTTCCAGCGGGCCCAGGGCTGGCGGGGCGGCGCGGCGGACGGCTACCCCGGCCCCGAGACCTGGCGGCGCCTCTTCTCCTGACCGCCCGCCCCGGGCGGCTCCGGGGCCACGACCACCCGTTCATGGCGCATCTGGCGCGGAGGCTGGAGCACGCATGAGTACGACCTCGTCCACACCCTCGTCCACGGCCGCGCCCGCGGCCTCCCCGGAACCCGTCCCCGGGTCCGGCGCCGCGGAGGGCGCGGCCCGGCACACCCGGCTCATCCACAGCGAGGCCACCACGGAGATCCCCGTCCACCTGCTCTTCCGCGACGAGTCGGGACCGGCGCCGGTCCCGCTGCGGCCCGCGGTCGTCGCCCGCCGGCAGGGCACCGGGGAGCAGCCCCGGGTGCGGCGGCCCGGTCCCGCCGTGCCCCGGCCGGTGCCGCCGGTCGACCCGGAGCTGACGGAGCGTCCGGCCCGGGTGCTGCCCGGCGCGGCGGGCGTGGCCGCCGGGGCGCTCGGGCTGGCCGGCTGCGCGGCCACGTCCTGGTGGGCGGGGCTCGTGCCGCCGCTCGTCCTCCAGTCGCTCGCGCTGCCGCCCGCCCCGGCCGCCGGGGGGCTCGGCCCGGTCGCCTGGGCGGCGTACGCGGCGGCCGGCACCCTCGGCCTGTTCGGGTTCGGCGGGCTGGCCCGGGGCCGTACCGGCTCGGCCTGGGTGCTCGGCCTGTTCGGCCGCTACCGGGGGAGCGTGCGGCGCACCGGCCTGATGTGGGTCAACCCGCTGCTGCTGCGCCGCCGGGTCGACGTGCGGCTGCGGCACTGGCGGGGCGAGCCGATGCCCGCGGCGGACGGCAACGGGGTCGCGCTGCGGGTGGTGACGCTGGTGGTGTGGCGGGTGCGGGACACCGCGCGGGCCACGCTGGCGATCGAGGACCACGAGGCGTACCTGCGCCAGTGCGTGGAGGCGGCCCTGGCCCGGGTGCCGGTGGAGCCGCCCGGCGGGGCGCGGGCCTCGGCGGACGGGGCGGGGGAGGCGCTGACCCGGATGGTGGCGGCGGACGCGGCACCGGTGGGGCTGGAGGTGTTCGCGGTGCGGCCGCTGCGGGTGGAGTACGCCCCCGAGGTGGCGGCGGCGATGAACCGCCGGCGGATCGCCGCGCTGGAGGCCCGGGAGCGGGCCGACGCGCTCGACTCGGTCGTGGACTCGGTGGAGGACACGGTGACCCGGCTGACCGTGCGCGGACTCGTCGACCTGGACGACTACGAACGCAAGGCGCTGGTCCGGGACCTCACGGTGGCGTTCTGCGCCGGGCGGGGCGACACGGGCGCCTAGACCCGCCGTACCCGGGGCCGGGGAGCCCGGCGCCGGGCCGGTGCGGGGTCCGTGTGGGGCCGGGCCGGGGCGGTGTGGGGCCGTGCGGGGCCGGCGGGGGAGCGGGCCGGTGCGGGTTCCCGGATTGGTATGGACATGTTCAACGCTGAGCAATAATCTGGGACTTGGTCTAGACCTGCACGGCTCACTGATTCTCCCCCACGTCACAGGAGCAGCAGTATGCGCACAAGGACCAAGTTGTACGCCGCCTCGGTCGGCATGGCGACCGCCGGAGCCCTGGTGCTCTCCTCCGGTGGCGCCAGCGGTCACGGCTACACCGACCTGCCGGTCAGCCGCCAGAAGCTCTGCCAGAACGGGTCGGTCTCCAACTGCGGCAACATCCAGTGGGAGCCGCAGAGCGTCGAGGGCCCGAAGGGCTTCCCCTCCTCGGGTCCGGCCGACGGCCAGCTCTGTTCGGCCAACAACGGCCAGTTCGCGCAACTCGACCGCCCGAAGACCCCGAACGGCCAGAACTGGCCCACCACCAAGGTCAACGGCGGCCAGAGCTACACCTTCCGCTGGCAGTTCACCGCCATGCACTCCACGACCGACTTCAAGTACTACGTCACGAAGCCGGGCTGGGACCAGAACCGCAACCTGACCCGCGCCGACCTCAACCTCACGCCGTTCCTGACGGTGCCCTACAACAACCAGCGTCCGCCGGCCACGCTCTCCCACAGCGGCACCCTGCCGTCCGGGCTGAGCGGCCACCACGTGATCCTCGCGGTGTGGACGGTCGCCGACACGAACAACGCCTTCTACGCCTGCTCGGACGTCACCTTCTGACCGGCGCGGAACGCGAAGGAGCCCCT
This genomic window contains:
- a CDS encoding HAD-IIA family hydrolase, with the translated sequence MADRRPIESWLTDMDGVLIHEGVPIPGADAFVKRLRESGKPFLVLTNNSIYTPRDLHARLRRMGLDVPVEAIWTSALATAKFLDDQRPGGSAYVIGEAGLTTALHDIGYILTDHEPDYVVLGETRTYSFEAMTKAVRLIEAGARFICTNPDETGPSAEGPLPATGAVAALITKATGKQPYFAGKPNPLMMRTGLNAIGAHSESSAMIGDRMDTDVLAGMEAGMRTFLVLTGLTRPEQVEDFPFRPSEVVDSIADLVDRV
- a CDS encoding class F sortase, coding for MTDVSPPAGARTGSGRLVTGVAWAVLLLALWLWGRESDPAGAAARPATGDMAAAGRPPGVRLPPAHRPLGDAPPERVDIPGLGLRAPVVPAGLDGDGAIEAPSFADADTVGWYADGTTPGAAGAALLVGHVDTDTRPAVFYELSTMEPGETIRVVRADGATARFTVDDIRVLDRDGFDARQAYGPRATGRAELRLITCGGTFDPATGGYSANVVVSAYLTGTEAGPAGDTGPGTPAGARA
- a CDS encoding glycoside hydrolase family 6 protein, whose product is MDGGRRAGRTSARRISAATLGAALLLAGCSGTKDAKDDAKDGGGTGITQRPAAEGPFWVNPEGTAAHEAAALARDGKKDQAAQIRKIAAYPAAEWISPENPREQARAFTEAAAKAGRTALLVLYNVPHRDCGQYSQGGAADGDAYRAFVAAVAEGIGDRPATVILEPDAVLHLVDGCTPEEFHEERYDLLKGAVATLAALKDTAVYLDAGNAGWGDPDQIHEPLTWAGVEQADGFAVNVSNFYSTEDSLAYGKRLSAKVGGKHFVIDTSRNGNGPYTGGDPGERWCNPPGRALGETPTTETADPLVDAYLWIKRPGESDGECKGGPRAGRWWPEYALDLARASG
- a CDS encoding kelch motif-containing protein, producing MKDRAGRRRARRFAIGTAVVVALAGMNGPWLYRFGTEKYHQYAINKPEYKAENGKWEIVEFPEEYRQNTIHAALLHTGKVLLVAGSGNNKKNFDAKQYDTRIWDPVEGTIKKVPTPSDLFCTGHTQLANGNLLIAGGTKRYEKLKGDVTKAGGLMIVHNENPDKPMTLPAGTRFTGKGSGKTFVSKDPVLVPRAEKVFDPATGAFLRNDPGYGRVYVEADKSGSQYETGTEDNYRIHGLSGEDERNTYGIAQKLALDKKDFQGIRDAFEFDPVAEKYIKVDPMLEARWYPTLTTLSDGKILSVSGLDDIGQIVPGKNEIYDPKTRKWTYTDKVRQFPTYPALFLKQDGKIFYSGSNAGYGPDDVGRDPGIWDVESNTFTEIPGLSDADMLETSGTVLLPPAQDEKYMVIGGGGVGESKLASNKTRLVDLKADAPRFVDGPTMEKGTRYPQASLLPDDTVMVSGGSEDYRGRSDSNILQARIYDTASNTFQRVADPLVGRNYHAGSILLPDGRLMFFGSDSLYGDKANTKPGTFEQRIEIYTPPYLYRDSRPDLSGGPQTIERGASGTFTSRAAASVKKMRLIRPSASTHVTDVDQRSIAVDFEVSGDQVTVTVPQGKNLVQSGWYMLFAVDDQGTPSKAQWVKVP
- a CDS encoding cellulose synthase catalytic subunit — protein: MTSTPTGAGRDDDPSRTTQLRVVSHRSGNTGAFRRIKKTLPRYDYEHYSRLAGPLTQPDPGRPYRVQYRSLLSQEPHRVRVALMLAAAPLLSVVLLVWLLRPEHWTERDYPAFDWLPALDVVMLVAIGLIELFRCLNVLSNAHATLVARDPVPVVPETGTRVAFLTSFVPGKEPLEMVTKTLEAAVRIRHRGLMHVWLLDEGDDPEVKAVCARLGVHHFSRKGVARWNRPKGPHRAKTKHGNYNAWLEAHGDDYDFFASVDTDHVPLPNYLERMLGFFRDPDVGFVIGPQVYGNYDNPITKAAESQQFLFHALIQRAGNRYGSPMFVGTSNAVRITALKQIGGLYDSITEDMATGFEIHRHKNPATGRRWRSVYTPDVLAVGEGPNAWTDFFTQQMRWSRGTYETILTQYWKGWYSLPPGKLFNYTMMIIFYPMSALNWILAALSCALFLGLGASGVNIDPVVWLMLYGNASALQIGLYVWNRRHNVSPHEPEGSGGVAGMVMSALSAPLYAKALIDSALRRKSKFVVTPKGDSASPDTLFGTFRYHWYFIVIFGASIAAGFVFGHSHPAMIVWACFALLITASPIFAWRHSLREARKKPVAAAPAEPRTQPVDTAPAGPPYPSQQQPSWGAPDGTDEQTMQIALGGLGGRKE
- a CDS encoding peptidoglycan-binding protein produces the protein MATPVFEDIDPASDCDCPGCRLWHRVLPHSRAGRGLAHPASHRAVIVATATTAALGAGAGVTVPTTAHAAHFPGVPAAEEGDSPQGEPGPLYGNVGKTATPTAAPALPAITRSEIIDRARKWVTAKVPYSLSAYWSDGYRQDCSGYVSMAWNLPGNEWTGSLAQYGVRITKAELQPGDILLFHNAANPTNGSHVTIFGGWTDSSRTTYLAYEQTKPSTLARTTPYAYWSNSAQYVPYRYKGVTTGAAGAPSASGFPGTGAFGPGAVNAHVTRLGTMLVARGGGHFYTSGPGPRWTEADRRATEAFQRAQGWRGKDADGLPGPTTWRLLAGGKGKDIAPPASHGVPGFPGRGAFRPGAVNAYVTQLGERLVAKGHGAHYTTGPGPRWTEADRRNVEAFQRAQGWRGGAADGYPGPETWRRLFS
- a CDS encoding SPFH domain-containing protein, translating into MSTTSSTPSSTAAPAASPEPVPGSGAAEGAARHTRLIHSEATTEIPVHLLFRDESGPAPVPLRPAVVARRQGTGEQPRVRRPGPAVPRPVPPVDPELTERPARVLPGAAGVAAGALGLAGCAATSWWAGLVPPLVLQSLALPPAPAAGGLGPVAWAAYAAAGTLGLFGFGGLARGRTGSAWVLGLFGRYRGSVRRTGLMWVNPLLLRRRVDVRLRHWRGEPMPAADGNGVALRVVTLVVWRVRDTARATLAIEDHEAYLRQCVEAALARVPVEPPGGARASADGAGEALTRMVAADAAPVGLEVFAVRPLRVEYAPEVAAAMNRRRIAALEARERADALDSVVDSVEDTVTRLTVRGLVDLDDYERKALVRDLTVAFCAGRGDTGA
- a CDS encoding lytic polysaccharide monooxygenase, with amino-acid sequence MRTRTKLYAASVGMATAGALVLSSGGASGHGYTDLPVSRQKLCQNGSVSNCGNIQWEPQSVEGPKGFPSSGPADGQLCSANNGQFAQLDRPKTPNGQNWPTTKVNGGQSYTFRWQFTAMHSTTDFKYYVTKPGWDQNRNLTRADLNLTPFLTVPYNNQRPPATLSHSGTLPSGLSGHHVILAVWTVADTNNAFYACSDVTF